A window of Streptomyces sp. DG1A-41 contains these coding sequences:
- a CDS encoding SDR family oxidoreductase — protein sequence MTTSATPATQAYLAELFSLHGRTAVVTGGSSGIGRAITGALARAGASVVVVARGEAGLTATVEELTAEGCRAAWVSADLSTREGVRTAAERAVEAFGEPDILVNSAGINVRPPMDELTEDVWDLTMAVNLDAPFLLGQRFGPGMAERGYGRILHISSQQAHRAFVQSGAYGASKGGLESLARSQAEAWSPHGVTCNVLVPGFVMTPLNARLSADPEKVAALAARTLIGRNGLAGDFAGAAVFLAGPASAYITGQAVFVDGGMSVH from the coding sequence ATGACGACATCAGCCACGCCCGCCACACAGGCCTACCTCGCCGAATTGTTCTCCCTGCACGGCCGGACCGCGGTGGTCACGGGCGGCAGTTCCGGCATCGGCCGCGCCATCACCGGTGCCCTCGCGCGCGCCGGGGCGAGCGTGGTGGTCGTGGCACGCGGCGAGGCCGGGCTGACCGCGACGGTCGAGGAGCTGACGGCCGAGGGATGCCGCGCCGCCTGGGTCAGCGCGGACCTGAGCACGCGCGAGGGCGTGCGGACGGCCGCCGAGCGGGCCGTCGAGGCGTTCGGGGAACCCGACATCCTCGTCAACAGCGCCGGGATCAACGTGCGTCCGCCGATGGACGAGCTCACGGAGGACGTCTGGGACCTCACGATGGCCGTCAACCTGGACGCGCCGTTCCTGCTGGGCCAGCGCTTCGGCCCCGGCATGGCGGAGCGCGGTTACGGGCGGATCCTGCACATCAGCTCGCAGCAGGCGCACCGGGCGTTCGTCCAGAGCGGTGCCTACGGCGCCTCCAAGGGCGGCCTGGAGTCGCTGGCACGGTCCCAGGCCGAGGCGTGGTCGCCGCACGGCGTCACCTGCAACGTCCTGGTGCCGGGCTTCGTCATGACGCCGCTCAACGCGCGGCTGTCGGCGGATCCGGAGAAGGTGGCCGCCCTCGCCGCGCGCACACTGATCGGGCGGAACGGACTGGCCGGGGACTTCGCGGGAGCTGCGGTCTTCCTGGCGGGCCCGGCGTCCGCCTACATCACCGGGCAGGCGGTCTTCGTCGACGGCGGCATGTCGGTGCACTGA
- a CDS encoding DUF4396 domain-containing protein: MDHSTHDHEGRHHGTATWGTAVKATLHCLTGCAIGEILGMVIGTALEWDNLPTMVLAIGLAFLFGYSFTLFAVLRAGLGLRSAIRIALAADTVSITVMEFVDNAIIALTPGAMDAHLTDGLFWSALLGGFVVAFLVTAPINKWMIGRGKGHAVVHAHH; encoded by the coding sequence ATGGATCACTCCACTCATGACCACGAAGGGCGCCACCACGGGACGGCGACCTGGGGGACCGCCGTGAAGGCGACGCTGCACTGTCTGACCGGATGTGCGATCGGCGAGATCCTCGGCATGGTGATCGGCACCGCGCTGGAGTGGGACAACCTGCCCACGATGGTCCTGGCGATCGGGCTCGCGTTCCTCTTCGGCTACTCGTTCACCCTGTTCGCGGTCCTGCGGGCCGGCCTGGGCCTCAGGTCGGCGATCCGTATCGCCCTGGCCGCGGACACGGTCTCGATCACGGTGATGGAATTCGTGGACAACGCGATCATCGCCCTCACCCCCGGCGCGATGGACGCCCATCTGACGGACGGCCTGTTCTGGTCCGCGCTCCTGGGCGGCTTCGTGGTCGCCTTCCTGGTCACGGCCCCGATCAACAAGTGGATGATCGGCCGGGGCAAGGGTCATGCCGTCGTCCACGCCCACCACTGA
- a CDS encoding sigma-70 family RNA polymerase sigma factor: MITPALPLSHERREPPASADESITAWALAARGGDSAAVDHFVRALHRDVIRYVAHLCADPQSVDDLAQDTFLRALGSLHRFEGRSSARAWLLAIARRAVADSLRYTAVRPRRADLPDWELAAELAQPRGLPGFDDGVALLELLASLPDERREAFVLTQLLGLPYAEAAELSDCPVGTVRSRVARARATLMALLAEAEHPAPAASPALAAA; the protein is encoded by the coding sequence GTGATCACTCCTGCCCTGCCCCTTTCGCACGAGAGAAGAGAGCCCCCGGCGTCGGCCGACGAGTCGATAACCGCCTGGGCGCTGGCCGCCCGAGGCGGTGACTCCGCCGCCGTCGACCACTTCGTGCGCGCCCTGCACCGCGACGTGATCCGCTACGTCGCGCACCTGTGCGCCGATCCGCAGTCCGTGGACGATCTGGCGCAGGACACCTTCCTGCGGGCGCTCGGCAGTCTGCACCGGTTCGAGGGCCGCTCCTCGGCGCGTGCCTGGCTGCTGGCGATCGCCCGGCGTGCGGTGGCCGACAGCCTCCGGTACACCGCCGTACGTCCCCGCCGGGCCGACCTGCCGGACTGGGAGCTGGCGGCCGAACTCGCCCAGCCGCGCGGCCTTCCCGGCTTCGACGACGGCGTGGCGCTGCTGGAGCTGCTGGCCTCACTGCCGGACGAGCGGCGCGAGGCGTTCGTGCTCACGCAGTTGCTCGGCCTGCCGTACGCCGAGGCCGCCGAGCTGAGCGACTGCCCGGTCGGCACCGTCCGCTCCCGGGTGGCCCGGGCCCGGGCCACCCTCATGGCCCTCCTCGCCGAGGCGGAGCACCCGGCGCCGGCCGCGTCACCCGCCCTGGCCGCGGCCTGA
- a CDS encoding cytochrome P450, translated as MTTETLPDAVREPLPLADVNLADLDRFTDGVTPWRMFHTLRHEDPVHWQPEEAPNSGFWAVTRHRDIVRVDRDSETFTSTKFVNLEEVDDDQIKKRASILELDGVRHRALRSLIQRQFGASVISGYTDFLRGLTARTLDAALAKGRLDFVADVSADFPINVLARLLDVPPEDNQKLIDWGNRIIGHTDPDYADVLLHSEESERYRDLPFRSPASLEVFEYGRELARQRRGGDGTDLVSRLVNTTPRDGVPLSPQDFDNYFLLLVVAGNETTRHTISHSMLALIQHPEQLARLQEDPSLIPVAVEEFLRWASPVYHFRRTATRDVELGGKRIREGDKVVMWFASGNRDEEVFGNPYDFDVARADNDHVTFGKGSPHLCLGNLLARTEIRIMFEELIPRLADIRLAGDVPRVRSNFVNGIKKLPVEVTLA; from the coding sequence ATGACGACCGAGACCCTGCCCGACGCCGTGCGCGAGCCGCTGCCCCTGGCCGACGTGAACCTCGCCGACCTGGACCGCTTCACGGACGGCGTCACACCCTGGCGGATGTTCCACACCCTGCGCCACGAGGACCCGGTGCACTGGCAGCCCGAGGAGGCGCCCAACTCCGGTTTCTGGGCGGTGACCCGGCACCGGGACATCGTCCGGGTCGACCGCGACTCCGAGACCTTCACCTCCACGAAATTCGTCAACCTGGAAGAGGTCGACGACGACCAGATCAAGAAACGCGCCTCCATCCTCGAACTGGACGGGGTCCGGCACCGGGCGCTGCGCAGCCTGATCCAGCGGCAGTTCGGCGCGAGCGTGATCAGCGGTTACACCGACTTCCTGCGCGGCCTGACCGCCCGGACCCTCGACGCCGCCCTCGCCAAGGGCCGTCTCGACTTCGTGGCGGACGTCTCGGCGGACTTCCCGATCAACGTCCTCGCCCGGCTGCTGGACGTCCCCCCGGAGGACAACCAGAAGCTCATCGACTGGGGCAACCGCATCATCGGCCACACCGATCCCGACTACGCGGACGTCCTGCTGCACAGCGAGGAGAGCGAGCGGTACCGCGACCTGCCCTTCCGCTCCCCCGCGTCGCTGGAGGTCTTCGAGTACGGACGGGAACTGGCGCGGCAGCGACGCGGCGGCGACGGCACCGACCTGGTCTCCCGCCTGGTCAACACCACACCCCGCGACGGAGTCCCGCTCTCCCCGCAGGACTTCGACAACTACTTCCTGCTCCTGGTCGTCGCCGGCAACGAGACGACCCGCCACACCATCTCGCACTCCATGCTGGCCCTCATCCAGCACCCCGAACAGCTGGCCCGCCTCCAGGAGGACCCCTCCCTGATCCCGGTCGCGGTGGAGGAGTTCCTGCGCTGGGCCTCCCCCGTCTACCACTTCCGCCGTACCGCCACGCGCGACGTCGAACTGGGCGGCAAGCGGATCAGGGAGGGCGACAAGGTCGTGATGTGGTTCGCCTCCGGCAACCGCGACGAGGAGGTCTTCGGCAACCCGTACGACTTCGACGTCGCCCGCGCGGACAACGACCACGTCACCTTCGGCAAGGGCAGCCCCCATCTGTGCCTGGGCAACCTGCTCGCGCGCACCGAGATCCGCATCATGTTCGAGGAACTGATCCCACGCCTGGCGGACATCCGCCTGGCGGGCGACGTGCCGCGGGTGCGCTCCAACTTCGTCAACGGCATCAAGAAGCTGCCGGTCGAGGTCACGTTGGCCTGA
- a CDS encoding glutamine synthetase family protein, which produces MSAHDLAEVRRHMERLAADGIDVVRVTYPDLIGTDRARDVLLEELPRACEHGLAFCRAVYHTSPQGDVVPVSGGLDAGLPDICVRPDLDTLVPLPWEPGVAACLGEVVDPATGAPAPESPRDLLRSILARCAEHGLRPVVGPELEYFLCDPDPSGGWRRYAPDPGVVYTAGLRADPDNHLLRTLRHVRDLKVGAISGNHEFDGGQIEINLAHSDAVSAADRSFRFKAAIKELARKEGRLATFMAKPFNDAGGSGFHLHLSCDDEDGRNTFDDPSGPYGLSATARHAVAGVLAHAPALAALLNPTINSYKRFGPDTLAPWLIDWGLDNRSAMVRIPPERGSGARLELRLGDASANPYLAIAATTAAALLGVLAGEEPPAPLEGYGYDTARSAVLPQTLSAALDALEADTALTDLLGKGFTSSFLSYKRDEVERFHRHVTDWEFTEYAYHL; this is translated from the coding sequence GTGAGCGCTCACGACCTTGCAGAAGTCCGCCGCCACATGGAGCGGCTCGCCGCCGACGGCATCGACGTGGTCCGGGTGACCTATCCCGACCTCATCGGCACCGACCGGGCGCGTGACGTGCTGCTGGAGGAGCTGCCCCGGGCCTGTGAGCACGGTCTCGCGTTCTGCCGGGCCGTCTACCACACCAGCCCGCAGGGCGACGTGGTCCCGGTCAGCGGCGGGCTGGACGCGGGACTGCCGGACATCTGTGTCCGCCCGGACCTCGACACGCTGGTGCCGCTGCCCTGGGAGCCGGGGGTGGCCGCCTGTCTGGGGGAGGTCGTCGACCCGGCGACCGGCGCGCCGGCCCCCGAGTCGCCCCGCGACCTGCTGCGATCGATCCTCGCCCGGTGTGCCGAGCACGGGCTGCGGCCCGTCGTCGGGCCCGAGCTCGAGTACTTCCTGTGCGACCCGGACCCGTCGGGCGGCTGGCGCCGCTACGCTCCCGACCCCGGGGTCGTCTACACCGCCGGCCTGCGGGCCGACCCGGACAACCACCTGCTGCGCACCCTGCGCCACGTGCGCGATCTGAAGGTCGGGGCCATCAGCGGCAACCACGAGTTCGACGGCGGCCAGATCGAGATCAACCTGGCGCACTCCGACGCCGTCTCGGCCGCGGACCGCTCCTTCCGCTTCAAGGCCGCGATCAAGGAGCTGGCCCGCAAGGAGGGCCGCCTGGCCACCTTCATGGCCAAGCCCTTCAACGACGCGGGCGGCTCCGGCTTCCACCTCCACCTGTCCTGCGACGACGAGGACGGCCGCAACACCTTCGACGACCCGTCGGGCCCGTACGGCCTGTCCGCGACCGCCCGGCACGCCGTCGCCGGTGTCCTCGCCCACGCGCCCGCCCTCGCCGCGCTGCTCAACCCCACGATCAACTCCTACAAACGCTTCGGCCCGGACACCCTGGCGCCCTGGCTGATCGACTGGGGGCTGGACAACCGCAGCGCCATGGTGCGCATACCGCCCGAGCGCGGCTCCGGCGCCCGGCTCGAACTGCGGCTGGGCGACGCGAGCGCCAACCCCTATCTGGCGATCGCCGCGACAACGGCCGCCGCCCTGCTGGGCGTCCTGGCCGGCGAGGAGCCGCCCGCGCCGCTGGAGGGCTACGGCTACGACACCGCCCGGTCCGCCGTCCTGCCGCAGACCCTGTCCGCAGCGCTGGACGCGCTGGAGGCGGACACCGCCCTGACCGACCTGCTCGGCAAGGGCTTCACCTCGTCCTTCCTCTCCTACAAGCGCGACGAGGTCGAACGCTTCCACCGGCACGTCACCGACTGGGAGTTCACCGAGTACGCCTACCACCTGTGA
- a CDS encoding ferredoxin — protein sequence MKVVVDMNQCQDHGQCVFAAPDVFQMDDDGRLAYVPDPDDALRDEVEEAADVCPLQAIRIED from the coding sequence ATGAAGGTCGTCGTCGACATGAACCAGTGCCAGGACCACGGCCAGTGCGTCTTCGCGGCCCCCGACGTCTTCCAAATGGACGACGACGGCCGCCTGGCCTACGTCCCCGACCCCGACGACGCCCTGCGCGACGAGGTCGAGGAGGCCGCGGACGTCTGCCCGCTCCAGGCCATCCGGATCGAGGACTGA
- a CDS encoding FAD/NAD(P)-binding oxidoreductase → MRGRIVVAGASLGGLRAAEQLRAAGWTGGITVIGDEPHRPYNRPPLSKEVLAGKASFASLAFTPKASAADVEWRLGTRVTAVRLAERAVEIHDGSVLSYDGLVVATGMRPRRLRCPGPVEGRHTVRTIDDAQILRGELTRPGVRVVVVGAGFIGCEVAATAVGLGAAEVTVVDPLPLPMVGPLGEMLARVLLARHEERGVCFVLGSGVTGFEGDDRVTGVVLSDGSVLPADVVVESVGSVANTEWLDGNGLDLSDGALTDRHLRVGGRPEVVAVGDVARFPNARYDGVPRRVEHWSVPADSAKHAAKVLVGGDAGLAPFAPLPTFWSDQHDFRLQSFGAPVLGLDDIRVLDGDPSGDVLVGYHRDGRLVGVVALGGPSAARAAARYRADLLKQPALTA, encoded by the coding sequence ATGCGCGGGCGCATCGTCGTCGCCGGCGCCTCCCTCGGCGGGCTCCGCGCTGCCGAGCAGCTGCGCGCCGCGGGCTGGACCGGCGGCATCACGGTGATCGGCGACGAGCCGCACCGGCCGTACAACCGGCCCCCGCTGTCCAAGGAGGTCCTCGCGGGCAAGGCGTCCTTCGCGTCGCTCGCCTTCACGCCGAAGGCGTCAGCGGCCGACGTGGAGTGGCGGCTGGGCACGAGGGTCACCGCGGTCCGGCTCGCCGAGCGGGCCGTCGAGATCCACGACGGCTCGGTGCTCTCCTATGACGGGCTAGTCGTCGCCACCGGGATGCGGCCCCGGCGGCTGCGCTGCCCCGGGCCGGTCGAGGGCCGTCACACGGTCCGGACGATCGACGACGCCCAGATCCTGCGGGGCGAGCTGACCCGGCCCGGGGTGCGGGTCGTCGTGGTCGGCGCCGGGTTCATCGGCTGCGAGGTCGCCGCGACGGCCGTCGGGCTCGGCGCGGCCGAGGTGACCGTCGTCGATCCGTTGCCGTTGCCGATGGTCGGGCCGCTCGGAGAGATGCTGGCGCGTGTGCTGCTCGCGCGGCACGAGGAGCGCGGGGTCTGCTTCGTGCTGGGGTCGGGCGTGACCGGATTCGAAGGGGACGACCGCGTCACCGGTGTCGTGCTGAGCGACGGGTCCGTGCTTCCCGCTGATGTGGTGGTGGAGTCCGTGGGCTCGGTCGCCAACACCGAGTGGCTGGACGGCAACGGGCTGGATCTGAGCGACGGGGCCCTCACCGATCGGCACCTGCGGGTCGGAGGCCGGCCGGAAGTCGTCGCGGTCGGCGATGTCGCCCGCTTCCCGAACGCCCGCTACGACGGTGTGCCGCGGCGGGTCGAGCACTGGTCCGTGCCGGCCGACTCGGCCAAGCACGCCGCGAAGGTGCTGGTCGGTGGGGACGCCGGCCTGGCGCCCTTCGCACCACTGCCCACTTTCTGGAGCGACCAGCACGACTTCCGGTTGCAGTCCTTCGGTGCGCCGGTCCTGGGGCTCGATGACATCCGGGTCCTCGACGGTGACCCCTCAGGGGACGTGCTGGTCGGTTACCACCGCGACGGACGGCTGGTCGGTGTCGTCGCGCTCGGCGGGCCCTCCGCTGCCCGTGCCGCCGCCCGGTACCGCGCCGACCTGCTGAAGCAGCCCGCTCTCACCGCGTAA